A window from Tenacibaculum singaporense encodes these proteins:
- a CDS encoding DUF779 domain-containing protein: MDVTEGRGASFSLEISLGVRFIIHSRLLQQEDEE; encoded by the coding sequence ATTGATGTAACTGAAGGAAGAGGAGCAAGTTTTTCATTAGAAATTTCTTTAGGAGTTCGTTTCATTATACATTCACGTTTATTGCAACAAGAGGATGAAGAGTAG
- a CDS encoding AraC family transcriptional regulator, producing the protein MNHLLSRHKESRKLTTLIENRTTYNAEYAELNIFETHKSAEQVSLTFDFPVIASMLTGKKVMHLEGMEPFDFFPGESVVMPTNKEMIIDFPLAKKDNPTQCLALGIDSDKIDEIVEKFNHNVTIERENNHWKLNETSSHLVHNTDINHLIGRLVHTFTNQNKSKDILLDLMIQELIVRLLQTKAKAFILNDPSGTFTDTRIGMVIKFIKNNLTNKDITVELLAKKACMSTSHFHKKFKNTLGISPIDYINSEKIKFSKKLIKQSKNLRISEIAYKSGFNNVSYFNRQFKKMEMITPQQFKKSFIKE; encoded by the coding sequence ATGAACCATTTATTAAGTCGACATAAAGAAAGCAGAAAGCTTACTACTTTAATAGAAAACAGAACTACGTATAATGCTGAATATGCTGAGTTAAATATTTTTGAGACTCATAAAAGTGCTGAACAGGTTTCTTTGACTTTTGATTTTCCTGTGATTGCAAGTATGCTCACTGGAAAAAAAGTAATGCATTTAGAAGGTATGGAGCCTTTTGATTTTTTCCCTGGTGAATCTGTGGTAATGCCAACTAACAAAGAAATGATTATAGATTTCCCCTTGGCTAAAAAAGATAATCCCACTCAATGTTTGGCTTTAGGTATTGACTCTGATAAGATTGATGAAATTGTAGAAAAGTTTAATCACAATGTAACTATAGAACGCGAAAACAATCATTGGAAATTAAACGAAACTTCTTCCCACCTTGTTCATAATACGGATATTAATCATTTAATTGGACGTTTGGTACATACGTTTACCAATCAAAACAAATCTAAAGACATTCTTCTTGATCTTATGATACAAGAATTGATTGTTAGATTATTACAAACGAAGGCTAAAGCTTTTATTTTAAATGATCCTTCCGGTACATTTACAGATACCCGTATTGGCATGGTTATTAAGTTTATTAAAAACAATCTTACTAATAAAGATATCACTGTAGAATTGTTAGCTAAAAAGGCTTGTATGAGCACATCTCATTTTCATAAAAAATTTAAAAACACCTTGGGAATCTCTCCTATTGATTATATAAATTCTGAAAAAATTAAATTTTCTAAAAAACTTATAAAGCAATCTAAAAACCTACGAATCTCTGAAATAGCTTACAAATCAGGATTTAATAATGTTAGCTACTTTAATAGGCAGTTTAAAAAAATGGAGATGATTACTCCTCAGCAATTTAAAAAGTCTTTTATAAAAGAATAA
- a CDS encoding serine hydrolase domain-containing protein, with amino-acid sequence MKTTQMKNRIQLKKILLFSLCFLLTSIVSAQSLESKIDKILKAQFKDKETGVVALVAKKGNVIYRKAYGKANLELDVNMKPENVFEVGSITKQFTAVSILMLLEEGKLSLQDDITKFLPDYPTQGKQITVHHLLTHTSGIKSYTSMRKFGEVMTIDESPLKFIDFFKNEPMDFEPGEQYKYNNSGYFILGYIVEKVSGMSYPKFVEERIFKKLNMNSSYYGSHTRLIKNRATGHQKRNGEFVNAQYISLTLPYAAGSIMSNVDDMLRWQTAISNNTLVKKETIDKAFTNYTLNNGKKINYGYGWGHNEINGVPTIEHGGAIPGYRSMGVYVPSEDVYVIIFSNCGNQSPTSTAIKIAGLAINKPFSTNNNAVSLSKEELKKWVGTYKFEDGGIRIITIENNQLYSQREGSSSKFKIYPTSPNNFSFEDGFYTYKFSEKKGKKIAIFQNRIKKEKGMLMPNQS; translated from the coding sequence ATGAAAACAACCCAAATGAAAAACCGAATCCAACTAAAAAAAATATTACTATTCTCTTTATGTTTTTTATTGACAAGCATAGTTTCAGCTCAAAGTTTAGAGTCAAAAATTGATAAAATTTTAAAAGCTCAATTTAAAGATAAAGAAACTGGAGTAGTGGCTTTGGTTGCTAAAAAAGGAAATGTTATTTATAGAAAAGCTTATGGAAAAGCTAATTTAGAGTTAGATGTAAACATGAAGCCAGAAAATGTTTTCGAAGTAGGTTCAATTACCAAACAGTTTACAGCAGTTTCAATACTAATGTTGCTAGAAGAAGGAAAACTAAGTTTACAAGACGATATAACCAAGTTTTTACCTGATTATCCAACCCAAGGAAAACAAATTACCGTTCATCACTTATTAACACATACTTCTGGGATTAAAAGTTATACCTCAATGCGAAAGTTTGGTGAAGTGATGACTATAGATGAATCTCCTTTAAAGTTTATCGATTTCTTTAAAAATGAACCGATGGATTTTGAACCAGGAGAACAGTATAAATACAATAATTCTGGGTACTTCATTTTAGGATATATTGTTGAAAAGGTAAGTGGAATGAGCTATCCAAAGTTTGTAGAAGAAAGAATCTTTAAGAAATTAAACATGAATTCTTCTTATTACGGAAGTCATACAAGATTAATTAAAAACAGAGCAACGGGTCATCAAAAAAGGAATGGAGAGTTCGTAAATGCTCAATATATAAGTTTAACATTACCTTATGCAGCAGGATCAATTATGTCGAATGTAGATGATATGTTACGATGGCAAACAGCAATTAGTAATAATACACTAGTTAAAAAAGAAACAATTGATAAAGCGTTTACCAATTACACATTAAATAATGGTAAGAAAATAAACTATGGATATGGATGGGGGCACAATGAAATAAATGGTGTTCCAACTATTGAACACGGTGGAGCAATACCTGGATATAGGTCTATGGGAGTATATGTTCCTAGTGAAGATGTGTATGTAATTATATTCTCTAATTGTGGAAATCAATCACCAACAAGTACAGCTATAAAAATAGCAGGGTTGGCTATTAATAAACCTTTTTCTACAAATAATAACGCTGTTTCTTTATCAAAAGAAGAGTTAAAAAAATGGGTAGGTACTTATAAGTTTGAAGATGGAGGAATTCGTATTATTACGATAGAAAATAACCAGCTGTACAGTCAAAGAGAAGGAAGTTCAAGCAAATTTAAGATTTATCCTACTTCACCAAATAATTTTTCTTTTGAAGACGGATTTTACACGTATAAGTTTTCAGAGAAAAAAGGAAAGAAAATAGCAATCTTTCAAAACAGAATAAAAAAAGAAAAAGGTATGCTTATGCCTAATCAAAGCTAA
- a CDS encoding Dps family protein, whose amino-acid sequence MSITILGLDKQKTENLVNELNTLLANFQVYYQNARGLHWNIKGKNFFELHMKFEEFYTDAQEKVDLIAERILTLQGTPLHTFEDYTSVSKVPVGKNISNDVEAVKLIIDSLSELLKIERLILDLSDKAEDEGTNSMMSDFIAEQEKTLWMMNAWLG is encoded by the coding sequence ATGTCAATTACAATTTTAGGATTAGATAAACAAAAAACTGAAAACTTAGTAAATGAATTAAATACATTATTAGCAAATTTTCAAGTGTATTATCAAAATGCAAGAGGGCTACACTGGAATATTAAAGGAAAAAACTTCTTTGAGTTACATATGAAGTTTGAAGAGTTTTATACAGATGCACAAGAAAAAGTAGACTTAATTGCTGAACGTATTTTAACGTTACAAGGAACACCATTACATACTTTTGAAGATTATACTAGTGTATCAAAAGTACCAGTAGGAAAAAATATTTCAAATGATGTTGAAGCAGTAAAATTAATTATTGATTCGTTATCAGAATTATTAAAAATAGAACGTTTAATTCTTGATTTGTCAGATAAAGCAGAAGATGAAGGAACAAACTCAATGATGAGTGACTTTATTGCAGAACAAGAAAAAACATTGTGGATGATGAATGCTTGGTTAGGCTAA
- a CDS encoding sulfite exporter TauE/SafE family protein, giving the protein MVISLFLDVLSTNWYIILLFFIVAVLYSSVGFGGGSSYLAVLALTGLLFTQIRATALLCNVMVVTGNVFLYMQQKQYSWKKVIPLTLFSIPMAFLGGYLRISQTFFFILLGFTLLFAAITMWVSNKVVTNNNKTTDLNLVKNAGYGGIIGFISGMVGIGGGIFLAPLLHLTKWDTPKKIAATASFFILVNSISGLIGQYTNPEFSINWKLTSILLITVFIGGQIGSRMSNQFFTPTQLKKATAILIAFVSIRILIKYLF; this is encoded by the coding sequence ATGGTGATATCTCTTTTTCTAGATGTTTTAAGTACTAATTGGTACATAATCTTACTTTTTTTTATTGTAGCTGTTCTATACTCCTCTGTCGGATTTGGTGGTGGTTCTAGTTACTTAGCTGTTTTAGCACTTACTGGCTTACTTTTTACACAAATAAGAGCTACTGCTTTACTTTGTAATGTAATGGTTGTTACAGGTAATGTTTTCCTCTACATGCAACAAAAACAATATAGCTGGAAAAAGGTTATTCCGCTTACTTTATTTAGTATTCCTATGGCTTTTTTGGGTGGCTATTTACGAATAAGTCAAACGTTTTTCTTTATTCTTTTAGGTTTTACACTACTTTTTGCAGCTATTACCATGTGGGTTTCTAATAAAGTAGTTACCAACAACAATAAAACTACCGATTTAAACCTAGTAAAAAATGCAGGTTATGGCGGAATTATTGGTTTTATTTCTGGAATGGTTGGAATTGGTGGCGGTATTTTCTTAGCTCCGTTACTTCACTTAACCAAATGGGACACTCCTAAAAAAATAGCTGCTACAGCAAGCTTTTTTATTTTAGTAAATTCTATATCTGGATTAATAGGTCAGTATACAAACCCTGAATTTTCTATCAACTGGAAGCTTACTTCTATTTTATTAATTACTGTTTTTATTGGTGGTCAAATTGGTAGTAGAATGAGTAACCAATTCTTTACTCCTACTCAACTAAAAAAGGCAACCGCTATTTTGATTGCCTTTGTGAGTATTCGTATTTTAATTAAGTATTTATTCTAA